Proteins from one Coregonus clupeaformis isolate EN_2021a chromosome 25, ASM2061545v1, whole genome shotgun sequence genomic window:
- the LOC121539308 gene encoding kinectin isoform X2 codes for MALDIYDSQYLVILAPSLVIALIFLFFWLFMKETSYDEVLARQKRDLKLPPSKPDTRKKNDKKKSKKKESSSGGGGGGGGGGESEEDLRDFDVADAVSSSTAEEEEPTPVAPPTPVPAPVATPAEAPAGLRERKKKEKKAAKAAAAPPAEEPEVNGTKQAGRKAESPAPVAKPSPPSPQPDPQPQPPCQAQTPSQPSGKKKKEKKQKTESVEEEMKVEKAPAPVKKEAPVPMETKAQDSAAPLATTTTSGKKKNSAKKQKTEHVDDVQADSAASANHNDDAPSKGSGKKQKNEANKENSELKLKELLVSLGSLALSQAEAVSVVTVLKEKNPSALDAWQKSAAKADPSSLERERLLTTLQEEASIAKDKVQQLSKELQQEKQKTVRAEAVLRDQRGAIEKELNVVQAKAQGELQGMQMKFQKLREQLEGQIARLQQENAILRDAVSSATNQMENKQSSELNQLRSEYSGLMKELAENNNKLQQEEHQRKSLEVNYKQNVSQLEAQLQDAKRGWEELQNYLHNVNAEREKLHAAKEELQSQLLAVETEMSNKNKEIQTLHSSLTDTIVSKDQVEQKVMQLLEVSQHSLAEDSVQVQDLLSEKCGLKAQIETLQAQLSSQATTVSHFEELQKLLAEKELQRKSLEDSLNTERSSGAIRENNMQAMHNENMALKADLQNQISEQTVSQLALDQFQKSVQEREEKIKTVEDLLKMGMIEVANKEEELKTVREEKNALKREMEALMLQTTEQTSSDLIVEGLQSKIQEKDEQIKSMEESLQAAQASGSSNGMTIESLEQQVAGLQADMEQLRQKQAEDTTSARDQLLELQTQLAAKDQEIQTLQSELETRAKEVSDKVQELQQRQTHTEAPSPELLTALAEKEKQVSDLQGELAKLRESLELHRNKNNELRVKNWSAMEALAATESMLQGKLSKALKENQTALEIAQAECRDVLHRLLPNVPLPTEQNHQEWLQRFETAVREAPAAEPNPAPEAAPEPAPEGSEDTKVLAEKLKESEEAQKVLQKDCETYKKVLAETEGILQRLQSSVEKEESRWKVKLDLSQTELKEMSEKVAALEQEVDRLSDSGELDNLIKDKQHLESELEKAERESATYVTEVRELKDLLTELQSKLDGSYKEAVRQNEELNLLKTQLTETLSKLETEECERQKVAGDLYKAQQSLDLIQEELFKETGQGDLIENSNLSSHEEIDRKEKKTAGLNQTVRELQQLLQAVNRQLTKRQEAESDKDSPEA; via the exons ATGGCGCTGGACATCTATGACTCTCAGTACCTGGTGATCCTGGCCCCCTCCCTGGTTATCGccctcatcttcctcttcttctgGCTCTTTATGAAGGAGACCTCTTATGACGAGGTGCTAGCCAGGCAGAAACGAGATCTCAAGCTGCCACCCTCCAAACCAGACACCCGCAAGAAGAACGACAAGAAAAAGAGCAAGAAGAAGGAGAGCAGTAGCGGAGGAGGtggcggaggagggggaggaggagagtctGAGGAAGACCTGCGGGACTTCGACGTGGCTGACGCAGTGAGCAGCTCCACCGCTGAGGAGGAGGAGCCTACCCCTGTGGCGCCACCCACCCCGGTTCCTGCCCCTGTGGCAACGCCAGCCGAGGCCCCTGCAGGGttgagggagaggaagaagaaggagaagaaagccGCCAAAGCTGCAGCCGCTCCCCCTGCCGAGGAACCTGAGGTGAACGGCACCAAGCAAGCTGGCCGCAAAGCAGAGTCCCCTGCCCCAGTGGCTAAACCCAGTCCCCCCTCACCCCAGCCTgacccccagcctcagcccccatGCCAGGCCCAGACCCCATCCCAGCCCTCTggcaagaagaagaaggagaagaagcagAAGACAGAGTCTG TGGAGGAAGAGATGAAGGTGGAGAAGGCTCCAGCTCCAGTCAAAAAGGAGGCTCCGGTGCCGATGGAAACCAAAGCCCAAGATAGTGCTGCCCCCCTAGCCACCACCACAACCAGTGGCAAGAAAAAGAACTCTGCCAAGAAGCAGAAGACTGAGCATG TGGATGATGTCCAGGCTGACTCTGCGGCTTCTGCCAACCACAATGATGATGCGCCCTCCAAGGGGAGTGGCAAGAAACAGAAGAACGAGGCCAACAAAG AGAACTCTGAGTTGAAGCTGAAGGAGCTGCTGGTGAGCCTGGGTAGTCTGGCCTTGTCACAGGCAGAGGCTGTGAGTGTGGTCACTGTGCTAAAAGAGAAGAACCCCTCTGCCCTAGACGCCTGGCAGAAGTCTGCAGCTAAGGCTGACCCCTcatccctggagagagagaggctcctcACCACTCTGCAGGAAGAGGCCTCCATCGCCAAGGACAAGGTCCAGCAGCTCAGCAAG GAGCTGCAGCAGGAGAAGCAGAAGACTGTTAGAgcggaggctgttctgagggaccAGCGTGGGGCAATTGAGAAGGAGCTGAACGTCGTGCAGGCTAAAGCCCAGGGAGAGCTCCAGGGCATGCAGATGAAG TTCCAGAAGCTGAGGGAGCAGCTGGAGGGTCAGATCGCCAGGCTGCAGCAGGAGAACGCCATCCTGAGAGACGCAGTCAGCTCTGCCACCAACCAGATGGAGAACAA GCAGTCATCGGAGCTGAACCAGCTGCGCTCGgagtactctggtctgatgaaagagcTGGCGGAGAACAACAACAAGCTGCAGCAGGAGGAGCACCAGAGGAAGTCCCTGGAGGTCAACTACAAGCAGAACGTGTCTCAGCTGGAG GCTCAACTGCAGGACGCTAAGCGCGGCTGGGAGGAGCTCCAGAACTACCTCCACAATGTCAACGCAGAGAGGGAGAAACTTCATGCTGCTAAAGAAG agctGCAGAGCCAGTTGCTGGCGGTGGAGACAGAGATGAGCAACAAGAATAAGGAGATCCAGACGCTGCACAGCAGCCTGACCGACACCATCGTGTCCAAGGACCAGGTGGAGCAAAAGGTGATGCAGCTGCTGGAGGTGTCCCAGCACAGCCTTGCTGAAGACTCAGTGCAGGTCCAG GATCTCCTGAGTGAAAAATGTGGCCTTAAGGCCCAGATTGAGACTCTGCAGGCCCAGTTGAGCTCCCAG GCCACTACTGTCTCCCACTTTGAGGAGCTGCAGAAGCT GCTGGCTGAGAAGGAGCTGCAGAGGAAAAGTCTGGAGGACTCCCTGAATACTGAGAGGAGCAGTGGCGCCATCAGGGAAAATAACATGCAG GCCATGCACAATGAGAACATGGCACTGAAGGCAGATCTCCAGAATCAGATTTCTGAACAG aCTGTTTCTCAGCTGGCCTTGGACCAGTTCCAGAAGAG TGTTCAAGAGCGGGAGGAGAAAATCAAGACTGTGGAGGACCTACTGAAGATGGGAATGATTGAGGTGGCCAATAAGGAGGAGGAATTGAAG actgtaagagaagagaagaatgCTCTGAAACGAGAGATGGAGGCTTTAATGCTTCAGACTACTGAACAG ACATCATCTGATTTGATAGTGGAAGGTCTACAGAGCAA GATCCAAGAGAAAGATGAGCAGATTAAGTCAATGGAGGAGAGCCTACAGGCAGCACAGGCGAGTGGCTCCAGCAATGGGATGACCATTGAG TCTCTGGAGCAGCAGGTGGCGGGGCTGCAGGCTGACATGGAGCAGCTGAGACAGAAGCAGGCTGAGGACACCACCAGTGCCAGAGACCAGCTCCTAGAACTACAGACACA GCTTGCTGCGAAGGACCAGGAGATCCAGACACTACAGAGTGAGTTGGAGACAAGGGCCAAGGAGGTGAGCGACAAGGTGCAGGAACTACAGCAGAGACAG ACCCACACAGAGGCACCAAGCCCAGAACTGCTGACAGC GTTGGCAGagaaggagaagcaggtgtctgATCTCCAGGGAGAGCTGGCTAAGCTGAGGGAGTCCCTGGAGCTTCACAGGAATAAGAACAAC GAGCTTCGGGTGAAAAACTGGAGCGCTATGGAGGCTCTGGCAGCCACCGAGTCCATGCTTCAGGGGAAACTCAGCAAGGCCCTCAAG GAGAACCAGACGGCCCTGGAGATAGCCCAGGCAGAGTGTCGAGATGTTCTGCACAGACTGCTACCGAACGTGCCTCTGCCCACTGAACAG AACCACCAGGAGTGGCTGCAGAGGTTTGAGACTGCAGTGAGAGAGGCCCCAGCAGCAGAGCCCAACCCTGCCCCTGAAGCAGCACCTGAACCAGCTCCAGAGGGCTCCGAGGACACCAAG GTATTGGCTGAAAAGCTGAAGGAATCTGAAGAGGCCCAGAAGGTTCTACAGAAAGATTGTGAGACGTACAAGAAAGTGTTGGCTGAGACG GAGGGCATCCTTCAGCGTCTCCAGAGCAGTGTGGAGAAGGAGGAGTCTCGCTGGAAGGTGAAGCTGGATCTGTCACAGACAGAGCTGAAAGAG ATGAGCGAGAAAGTTGCAGCACTGGAGCAGGAGGTAGACAGACTGAGCGACAGCGGGGAGTTGGACAAC TTGATAAAAGACAAGCAGCACCTTGAGTCTGAGCTGGAGAAAGCAGAGCGTGAGAGCGCCACCTATGTGACAGAGGTCAGAGAG CTCAAAGATCTGTTGACTGAACTGCAGAGCAAACTTGATGGCTCTTATAAAGAAGCAGTCAGGCAGAATGAGGAGCTGAATTTG CTGAAGACCCAGCTGACTGAGACTCTGTCCAAACTGGAGACCGAGGAGTGTGAGAGGCAGAAGGTGGCTGGAGATCTCTATAAG GCCCAGCAGTCTCTGGACCTGATCCAGGAGGAGCTCTTCAAAGAGACTGGCCAGGGTGACCTGATAGAGAACAGCAACCTCTCATCACAC GAGGAGATTGACAGGAAGGAGAAAAAGACGGCAGGGCTGAACCAAACTGTGAGGGAACTGCAGCAGCTGCTACAGGCCGTCAACCGGCAACTCACCAAGAGACAGGAGGCG GAATCGGACAAAGACTCGCCTGAAGCATAG
- the LOC121539308 gene encoding kinectin isoform X4, whose product MALDIYDSQYLVILAPSLVIALIFLFFWLFMKETSYDEVLARQKRDLKLPPSKPDTRKKNDKKKSKKKESSSGGGGGGGGGGESEEDLRDFDVADAVSSSTAEEEEPTPVAPPTPVPAPVATPAEAPAGLRERKKKEKKAAKAAAAPPAEEPEVNGTKQAGRKAESPAPVAKPSPPSPQPDPQPQPPCQAQTPSQPSGKKKKEKKQKTESVEEEMKVEKAPAPVKKEAPVPMETKAQDSAAPLATTTTSGKKKNSAKKQKTEHVDDVQADSAASANHNDDAPSKGSGKKQKNEANKENSELKLKELLVSLGSLALSQAEAVSVVTVLKEKNPSALDAWQKSAAKADPSSLERERLLTTLQEEASIAKDKVQQLSKELQQEKQKTVRAEAVLRDQRGAIEKELNVVQAKAQGELQGMQMKFQKLREQLEGQIARLQQENAILRDAVSSATNQMENKQSSELNQLRSEYSGLMKELAENNNKLQQEEHQRKSLEVNYKQNVSQLEAQLQDAKRGWEELQNYLHNVNAEREKLHAAKEELQSQLLAVETEMSNKNKEIQTLHSSLTDTIVSKDQVEQKVMQLLEVSQHSLAEDSVQVQDLLSEKCGLKAQIETLQAQLSSQATTVSHFEELQKLLAEKELQRKSLEDSLNTERSSGAIRENNMQAMHNENMALKADLQNQISEQTVSQLALDQFQKSVQEREEKIKTVEDLLKMGMIEVANKEEELKTVREEKNALKREMEALMLQTTEQTSSDLIVEGLQSKIQEKDEQIKSMEESLQAAQASGSSNGMTIESLEQQVAGLQADMEQLRQKQAEDTTSARDQLLELQTQLAAKDQEIQTLQSELETRAKEVSDKVQELQQRQQTHTEAPSPELLTALAEKEKQVSDLQGELAKLRESLELHRNKNNENQTALEIAQAECRDVLHRLLPNVPLPTEQNHQEWLQRFETAVREAPAAEPNPAPEAAPEPAPEGSEDTKVLAEKLKESEEAQKVLQKDCETYKKVLAETEGILQRLQSSVEKEESRWKVKLDLSQTELKEMSEKVAALEQEVDRLSDSGELDNLIKDKQHLESELEKAERESATYVTEVRELKDLLTELQSKLDGSYKEAVRQNEELNLLKTQLTETLSKLETEECERQKVAGDLYKAQQSLDLIQEELFKETGQGDLIENSNLSSHEEIDRKEKKTAGLNQTVRELQQLLQAVNRQLTKRQEAESDKDSPEA is encoded by the exons ATGGCGCTGGACATCTATGACTCTCAGTACCTGGTGATCCTGGCCCCCTCCCTGGTTATCGccctcatcttcctcttcttctgGCTCTTTATGAAGGAGACCTCTTATGACGAGGTGCTAGCCAGGCAGAAACGAGATCTCAAGCTGCCACCCTCCAAACCAGACACCCGCAAGAAGAACGACAAGAAAAAGAGCAAGAAGAAGGAGAGCAGTAGCGGAGGAGGtggcggaggagggggaggaggagagtctGAGGAAGACCTGCGGGACTTCGACGTGGCTGACGCAGTGAGCAGCTCCACCGCTGAGGAGGAGGAGCCTACCCCTGTGGCGCCACCCACCCCGGTTCCTGCCCCTGTGGCAACGCCAGCCGAGGCCCCTGCAGGGttgagggagaggaagaagaaggagaagaaagccGCCAAAGCTGCAGCCGCTCCCCCTGCCGAGGAACCTGAGGTGAACGGCACCAAGCAAGCTGGCCGCAAAGCAGAGTCCCCTGCCCCAGTGGCTAAACCCAGTCCCCCCTCACCCCAGCCTgacccccagcctcagcccccatGCCAGGCCCAGACCCCATCCCAGCCCTCTggcaagaagaagaaggagaagaagcagAAGACAGAGTCTG TGGAGGAAGAGATGAAGGTGGAGAAGGCTCCAGCTCCAGTCAAAAAGGAGGCTCCGGTGCCGATGGAAACCAAAGCCCAAGATAGTGCTGCCCCCCTAGCCACCACCACAACCAGTGGCAAGAAAAAGAACTCTGCCAAGAAGCAGAAGACTGAGCATG TGGATGATGTCCAGGCTGACTCTGCGGCTTCTGCCAACCACAATGATGATGCGCCCTCCAAGGGGAGTGGCAAGAAACAGAAGAACGAGGCCAACAAAG AGAACTCTGAGTTGAAGCTGAAGGAGCTGCTGGTGAGCCTGGGTAGTCTGGCCTTGTCACAGGCAGAGGCTGTGAGTGTGGTCACTGTGCTAAAAGAGAAGAACCCCTCTGCCCTAGACGCCTGGCAGAAGTCTGCAGCTAAGGCTGACCCCTcatccctggagagagagaggctcctcACCACTCTGCAGGAAGAGGCCTCCATCGCCAAGGACAAGGTCCAGCAGCTCAGCAAG GAGCTGCAGCAGGAGAAGCAGAAGACTGTTAGAgcggaggctgttctgagggaccAGCGTGGGGCAATTGAGAAGGAGCTGAACGTCGTGCAGGCTAAAGCCCAGGGAGAGCTCCAGGGCATGCAGATGAAG TTCCAGAAGCTGAGGGAGCAGCTGGAGGGTCAGATCGCCAGGCTGCAGCAGGAGAACGCCATCCTGAGAGACGCAGTCAGCTCTGCCACCAACCAGATGGAGAACAA GCAGTCATCGGAGCTGAACCAGCTGCGCTCGgagtactctggtctgatgaaagagcTGGCGGAGAACAACAACAAGCTGCAGCAGGAGGAGCACCAGAGGAAGTCCCTGGAGGTCAACTACAAGCAGAACGTGTCTCAGCTGGAG GCTCAACTGCAGGACGCTAAGCGCGGCTGGGAGGAGCTCCAGAACTACCTCCACAATGTCAACGCAGAGAGGGAGAAACTTCATGCTGCTAAAGAAG agctGCAGAGCCAGTTGCTGGCGGTGGAGACAGAGATGAGCAACAAGAATAAGGAGATCCAGACGCTGCACAGCAGCCTGACCGACACCATCGTGTCCAAGGACCAGGTGGAGCAAAAGGTGATGCAGCTGCTGGAGGTGTCCCAGCACAGCCTTGCTGAAGACTCAGTGCAGGTCCAG GATCTCCTGAGTGAAAAATGTGGCCTTAAGGCCCAGATTGAGACTCTGCAGGCCCAGTTGAGCTCCCAG GCCACTACTGTCTCCCACTTTGAGGAGCTGCAGAAGCT GCTGGCTGAGAAGGAGCTGCAGAGGAAAAGTCTGGAGGACTCCCTGAATACTGAGAGGAGCAGTGGCGCCATCAGGGAAAATAACATGCAG GCCATGCACAATGAGAACATGGCACTGAAGGCAGATCTCCAGAATCAGATTTCTGAACAG aCTGTTTCTCAGCTGGCCTTGGACCAGTTCCAGAAGAG TGTTCAAGAGCGGGAGGAGAAAATCAAGACTGTGGAGGACCTACTGAAGATGGGAATGATTGAGGTGGCCAATAAGGAGGAGGAATTGAAG actgtaagagaagagaagaatgCTCTGAAACGAGAGATGGAGGCTTTAATGCTTCAGACTACTGAACAG ACATCATCTGATTTGATAGTGGAAGGTCTACAGAGCAA GATCCAAGAGAAAGATGAGCAGATTAAGTCAATGGAGGAGAGCCTACAGGCAGCACAGGCGAGTGGCTCCAGCAATGGGATGACCATTGAG TCTCTGGAGCAGCAGGTGGCGGGGCTGCAGGCTGACATGGAGCAGCTGAGACAGAAGCAGGCTGAGGACACCACCAGTGCCAGAGACCAGCTCCTAGAACTACAGACACA GCTTGCTGCGAAGGACCAGGAGATCCAGACACTACAGAGTGAGTTGGAGACAAGGGCCAAGGAGGTGAGCGACAAGGTGCAGGAACTACAGCAGAGACAG CAGACCCACACAGAGGCACCAAGCCCAGAACTGCTGACAGC GTTGGCAGagaaggagaagcaggtgtctgATCTCCAGGGAGAGCTGGCTAAGCTGAGGGAGTCCCTGGAGCTTCACAGGAATAAGAACAAC GAGAACCAGACGGCCCTGGAGATAGCCCAGGCAGAGTGTCGAGATGTTCTGCACAGACTGCTACCGAACGTGCCTCTGCCCACTGAACAG AACCACCAGGAGTGGCTGCAGAGGTTTGAGACTGCAGTGAGAGAGGCCCCAGCAGCAGAGCCCAACCCTGCCCCTGAAGCAGCACCTGAACCAGCTCCAGAGGGCTCCGAGGACACCAAG GTATTGGCTGAAAAGCTGAAGGAATCTGAAGAGGCCCAGAAGGTTCTACAGAAAGATTGTGAGACGTACAAGAAAGTGTTGGCTGAGACG GAGGGCATCCTTCAGCGTCTCCAGAGCAGTGTGGAGAAGGAGGAGTCTCGCTGGAAGGTGAAGCTGGATCTGTCACAGACAGAGCTGAAAGAG ATGAGCGAGAAAGTTGCAGCACTGGAGCAGGAGGTAGACAGACTGAGCGACAGCGGGGAGTTGGACAAC TTGATAAAAGACAAGCAGCACCTTGAGTCTGAGCTGGAGAAAGCAGAGCGTGAGAGCGCCACCTATGTGACAGAGGTCAGAGAG CTCAAAGATCTGTTGACTGAACTGCAGAGCAAACTTGATGGCTCTTATAAAGAAGCAGTCAGGCAGAATGAGGAGCTGAATTTG CTGAAGACCCAGCTGACTGAGACTCTGTCCAAACTGGAGACCGAGGAGTGTGAGAGGCAGAAGGTGGCTGGAGATCTCTATAAG GCCCAGCAGTCTCTGGACCTGATCCAGGAGGAGCTCTTCAAAGAGACTGGCCAGGGTGACCTGATAGAGAACAGCAACCTCTCATCACAC GAGGAGATTGACAGGAAGGAGAAAAAGACGGCAGGGCTGAACCAAACTGTGAGGGAACTGCAGCAGCTGCTACAGGCCGTCAACCGGCAACTCACCAAGAGACAGGAGGCG GAATCGGACAAAGACTCGCCTGAAGCATAG